The Drosophila bipectinata strain 14024-0381.07 chromosome 3L, DbipHiC1v2, whole genome shotgun sequence region acatttaatttaagttGAGAACACAAGAAAACCCGTTTTTCCAAACGATCGACTCCCACACTGCTCCCATCGATCGACCAGAAACAAATGCGTAAGTTGCATCTAAGGTTtagattttcctttttttacatacatacttattcttggccacgcccacattaCATACCTTACCTCTCCCTCCACCCTCCCACAAGTctaaattaagtttttgtacatatatatatggaaagCATATGGAAAATCCGCCACTCGGACGGCGGTCAAGTGTCGGGTTCCACTGGGATTATATGGTTGTGAGTTCGAAAGTGGACGCACTCGACACTTGCACGTCGGCCACGAAGGCttgaataaaaattttcaaaaccagacaaaaatccaaaacaaaaaatcaataaaaatgacaaaaaataaacaacaaaaaaactggaaaaattaaataatgtgtgtttttattaaaagagtGGGGGGTATGTGTACATGTGGGGTATACCCAGGTAaccagcgaacccaggagcgactttcctcatatAAAACATTCCCTAAATATCATAAAATTGTACCatcataaaattgtgtgttttcccgatttccccacttttgctccttccgatggccatagctctgccgaattgtatccgatcaggaaataaagtaccattcagtaatcagcgaacccaggagcgactttcctcatatAAAACATTCcctaaatatggttttgaaatttttcgaattttttcctaggggtaccatcataaaattgtgtgttttcccgatttccccacttttgctccttccgatggccatagctctgccgaattgtatccgatcaggaaataaagtaccattcagtaatcagcgaacccaggagcgactttcctcatatAAAACATTCcctaaatatggttttgaaatttttcgaattttttcctaggggtaccatcataaaattgtgtgttttcccgatttccccacttttgctccttccgatggccatagctctgccaaattgtatccgatcaggaaataaagtaccattcagtaatcagcgaacccaggagcgactttcctcatatAAAACATTCcctaaatatggttttgaaatttttcgaattttttcctaggggtaccatcataaaattgtgtgttttcccgatttccccatttatgctctttccgatggccatagctctgccaaattgtatccgatcaggaaataaagtacaattcagtaatcagcgaacccaggagcgactttccttattcaaaacatttcctaaatatggttttgaaatttttcgaaaattttcctaggggtacccctgtaaaattgtgtgttttcccgatttccccacttttgctccttccgatggccatagctctgccaaattgtatccgatcaggaaataaagtaccattcagtaatcagcgaacccaggagcaactttcctcattcaaaacatttcctaaatatggttttgaaatttttcgaaaattttcctaggggtacccctgcaaaattgtatgttttcccgatttccccatttatgctctttccgatggccatagctctgccaaattgcatccgatcagaaaataaagtaccattcagtaatcagcgaacccaggagcaactttcctcattcaaaacatttcctaaatatggttttgaaatttttcgaaaattttcctaggggtacccctgtaaaattgtgtgttttcccgatttccccacttttgctccttccgatggccatagctctgccaaattgtatccgatcaggaaataaagtaccattcagtaatcagcgaacccaggagcgactttcctcattcaaaacatttcctaaatatggttttgaaatttttcgaattttttcctaggggtacccctgtaaaattgtatgttttcccgatttccccacttttgctccttccgatggccatagctctgccaaattgtatccgatcaggaaataaagtaccattcagtaatcagcgaacccaggagcgactttcctcattcaaaacatttcctaaatatggttttgaaatttttcgaattttttcctaggggtacccctgtaaaattgtatgttttcccgatttccccacttttgctccttccgatggccatagctctgccaaattgtatccgatcaggaaataaagtaccattcagtaatgagcgaacccaggagcgaatttcctcattcaaaacattgcttaaatatggttttgaaatttttcgaatcttttcctaggggtacccctgtaaaattgtatgttttcccgatttccccacttttgctccttccgatggccatagctctgccaaattgtatccgatcaggaaataaagtaccattcagtaatgagcgaacccaggagcgactttcctcattcaaaacattgcttaaatatggttttgaaatttttcgaatcttttcctaggggtacccctataaaattgtatgttttcccgatttccccacttttgctccttccgatggccatagctctgccaaattgtatccgatcaggaaataaagtaccattcagtaatcagcgaacccaggagcaactttcctcattcaaaacatttcctaaatatggttttgaaatttttcgaaaattttcctaggggtacccctgcaaaattgtatgttttcccgatttccccatttatgctctttccgatggccatagctctgccaaattgcatccgatcagaaaataaagtaccattcagtaatcagcgaacccaggagcgactttcctcattcaaaacatttcctaaatatggttttgaaatttttcgaattttttcctaggggtacccctgtaaaattgtatgttttcccgatttccccacttttgctccttccgatggccatagctctgccaaattgtatccgatcaggaaataaagtaccattcagtaatgagcgaacccaggagcgactttcctcattcaaaacattgcttaaatatggttttgaaatttttcgaatcttttcctaggggtacccctataaaattgtatgttttcccgatttccccacttttgctccttccgatggccatagctctgccaaattgtatccgatcaggaaataaagtaccattcagtaatcagcgaacccaggagcaactttcctcattcaaaacatttcctaaatatggttttgaaatttttcgaaaattttcctaggggtacccctgtaaaattgtatgttttcccgatttccccacttttgctccttccgatggccatagctctgccaaattgtatccgatcaggaaataaagtaccattcagtaatcagcgaacccaggagcgactttccttattcaaaacatttcctaaatatggttttgaaatttttcgaagtttttcctaggggtacccctgtaaaattgtgtgttttcccgatttccccacttttgctccttccgatggccatagctctgccaaattgtatccgatcaggaaataaagtacaattcagtaatcagcgaacccaggagcgactttccttattcaaaacatttcctaaatatggttttgaaatttttcgaaaattttcctaggggtacccctgtaaaattgtgtgttttcccgatttccccacttttgctccttccgatggccatagctctgccaaattgtatccgatcaggaaataaagtaccattcagtaatcagcgaacccaggagcaactttcctcattcaaaacatttcctaaatatggttttgaaatttttcgaaaattttcctaggggtacccctgcaaaattgtatgttttcccgatttccccacttttgctccttccgatggccatagctctgccaaattgtatccgatcaggaaataaagtacaattcagtaatcagcgaacccaggagcgactttccttattcaaaacatttcctaaatatggttttgaaatttttcgaagtttttcctaggggtacccctgtaaaattgtgtgttttcccgatttccccacttttgctccttccgatggccatagctctgccaaattgtatccgatcaggaaataaagtaccattcagtaatgagcgaacccaggagcaactttcctcattcaaaacatttcctaaatatggttttgaaatttttcgaaaattttcctaggggtacccctgtaaaattgtatgttttcccgatttccccacttttgctccttccgatggccatagctctgccaaattgtatccgatcaggaaataaagtaccattcagtaatcagcgaacccaggagcgactttccttattcaaaacatttcctaaatatggttttgaaatttttcgaagtttttcctaggggtacccctgtaaaattgtgtgttttcccgatttccccacttttgctccttccgatggccatagctctgccaaattgtatccgatcaggaaataaagtaccattcagtaatgagcgaacccaggagcgaatttcctcattcaaaacattgcttaaatatggttttgaaatttttcgaattttttcctagtggtacccctgtaaaattgtatgttttcccgatttccccacttttgctccttccgatggccatagctctgccaaattgtatccgatcaggaaataaagtaccattcagtaatcagcgaacccaggagcgactttcctcattcaaaacatttcctaaatatggttttgaaatttttcgaattttttcctaggggtacccctgtaaaattgtatgttttcccgatttccccacttttgctccttccgatggccatagctctgccaaattgtatccgatcaggaaataaagtaccattcagtaatgagcgaacccaggagcgactttcctcattcaaaacattgcttaaatatggttttgaaatttttcgaatattttccttttcttttttccttttttcctaATTATAATCTAATTATAGAAAACTTATGGTGTTTGATGAGACAATAACGTGGTCCAATATCCACTCCAAATAGCTACTAATGCGGGTAAAGACTGCCGGAAAACCCACTTGACAGCCCATGCTGCTGCCAAAGGAAGTGGCTCCTATCAAGTAGGTGGAGTTTCCGTTCTTGTAGACCAGCGGACCGCCGGAGTCGCCATGGCAGGTGGACTTGCCGCTGGTAGTGCTCATGCAGATCATCTTCTCGGAGACCGCGCCACTCCAGTACATCCGGCACAGGCCCTGTGGCATGATGGGCATCTCTACGTACTTCAAGACTGGAGACACCGTTTCCGAGGCATCACTGTCCCGTCCCCAGCCGGATGCAATGGCCTTGAGAGACTCATATGTGGGAAAGGATCCGTTGACGCGACGTGGCAGACTGGCGGGCCGAATGCGATCCGTAAAGCTTACAAATCTGGGCAGACGGATGAGGGAGATGTCGTTGGCAGTTGTGCTGGCCAAGTAGCTGGAGTGGACAATTATCCTTGACTTATCCACCACGAAGCGCTTTTGTCCAGACTCTTCTTCATCCTGGATGTTGGTGGCGCCCAAATAAACGGTCGCCGATTCCGCTCCGTCCATGCAATGAGCAGCCGTGATTACCCAGTAGTGAGAAATCAAGGTCCCACCGCACCAGTTCCAGCCCAGGTCACCGTAGGACACGTTTATGCCGGCCTGGTAGGGAAACTGTCCCACCCCGGCCAGTTCTCCGTTTGTGATAAAAGGTTCCACTTCCGAGCTGTTCGAGAAAGGAACTGCCGAGCAGGAGGCAATCCAAAGGATAACATACAGCAACTTCatcttacaatttttttttaaatggtttgAAATGGAAGTTTGTGGATTGCTTTTATAGGTAAGGCTTGCAGTCCAAATgggtgttcttgaagataatgaaaataataccCTTCAAGTTGGAGAGGCCCCAGATAGTTTAATAGAGGGATTAGTTTGTAAAACACAGCCAAAAACACTCGATTTGGTATGAATCATTCGGACTGACAACTGGggataccaaaaaaatatattatagatGATTATTcaatataaaacaaatattattcaTAGAAAATAGAGCCTCAAGAATTAAGacaattaattgaaatttaaacaaattgtgTGGGTGTTCTGATAAGAAATACCTACATATATTGATAGATACATATAAGAATTTAACACTAGGTGGTATTTTCTCTGCAATCATTATTGTGCTAATACTTCAAAGAATAtcttatcaaaaaaaaaccgcACTTTGAACAGATTTTGATAGACAATACTATCAATCAATTAAGATATTGTagttttaaaatcaaattagTGTACTAACTAGTTAAAtatacttaaaaataataaaggttTCATAAAGTTTTTGGAGTTTACCCAACTCGGAATACTCCCAATTCACAGAAGTGACTTCTTATCAAAGTCCcgtgaaaaaaattaaagcaaaacaCATGTATTCTGAATTATTTCGGTAATCAAATGGCGTTCAGATG contains the following coding sequences:
- the LOC108128263 gene encoding brachyurin — its product is MKLLYVILWIASCSAVPFSNSSEVEPFITNGELAGVGQFPYQAGINVSYGDLGWNWCGGTLISHYWVITAAHCMDGAESATVYLGATNIQDEEESGQKRFVVDKSRIIVHSSYLASTTANDISLIRLPRFVSFTDRIRPASLPRRVNGSFPTYESLKAIASGWGRDSDASETVSPVLKYVEMPIMPQGLCRMYWSGAVSEKMICMSTTSGKSTCHGDSGGPLVYKNGNSTYLIGATSFGSSMGCQVGFPAVFTRISSYLEWILDHVIVSSNTISFL